A genomic region of Miscanthus floridulus cultivar M001 chromosome 3, ASM1932011v1, whole genome shotgun sequence contains the following coding sequences:
- the LOC136544810 gene encoding probable glutathione S-transferase GSTF1 yields MAPVKVFGPLLSPNVTRVILCLEEVGVEYEIVNVDFNTGEHKSPQHLQRNPFGQLPAFQDGELMLFESRAISRHVLRKYKTSEVNLLREGNTSEAALVDVWLDVEAHQYDPAIAPIIYQLIVVPMSGGTPDQKLIDESLEKMKKVLDVYEAQLSKHKYLAGDFVSLADLSHLPYTVHFMATPFASVLDSYPSVKAWVHDLLSRPAVKRVISQFPKY; encoded by the exons ATGGCGCCGGTGAAGGTATTCGGGCCACTGTTGTCCCCGAACGTGACGCGTGTAATCCTGTGCTTGGAGGAGGTCGGCGTGGAGTACGAGATTGTCAACGTGGACTTCAACACCGGCGAGCACAAGAGCCCCCAACACCTCCAACGTAAC CCCTTTGGACAGCTTCCAGCCTTCCAGGATGGCGAACTGATGCTCTTTG AATCCCGGGCGATTTCGAGGCATGTGCTTCGCAAGTACAAGACTTCGGAGGTGAACCTGCTGAGGGAGGGCAACACATCAGAGGCAGCGCTCGTCGACGTCTGGCTAGACGTTGAAGCACACCAGTACGACCCTGCCATCGCCCCCATCATCTACCAGCTGATTGTCGTGCCGATGAGCGGAGGAACTCCCGACCAGAAGCTCATCGACGAGTCCCTGGAGAAGATGAAGAAGGTGCTGGACGTGTACGAGGCGCAGCTGTCAAAGCACAAGTACCTGGCAGGGGACTTCGTCAGCCTGGCGGACCTCAGCCATCTCCCGTACACGGTCCACTTTATGGCCACGCCATTTGCATCGGTGTTGGATTCCTACCCGAGCGTCAAGGCATGGGTTCACGACTTGTTGTCCAGGCCAGCAGTCAAGAGGGTCATCTCCCAGTTCCCCAAATACTAA